The following are encoded in a window of Brevinematales bacterium genomic DNA:
- a CDS encoding polymer-forming cytoskeletal protein — protein sequence MAQTIDPYRDFLTKTTLSGNTFFDGTMKFKESLRIDGKYHGTVDAKGLLVIGPDSKMEGDIYCDEVIIGGEIRGNITARKRLELLTTAKLYGDIKTPKLKIADGVVFEGNCEMTTAKAE from the coding sequence GATTTCCTGACGAAGACGACGTTAAGCGGTAACACATTTTTTGACGGTACGATGAAATTTAAAGAATCGCTTCGTATAGACGGAAAGTATCACGGGACTGTGGACGCGAAGGGACTGCTGGTAATCGGGCCAGACAGCAAGATGGAAGGCGATATTTATTGCGACGAGGTGATTATTGGCGGCGAGATCCGCGGGAATATTACCGCGCGGAAGCGTCTCGAACTCCTGACTACCGCGAAACTGTACGGGGATATCAAAACCCCCAAACTGAAAATCGCCGACGGGGTTGTCTTCGAGGGCAACTGCGAGATGACTACCGCGAAAGCGGAATAG
- a CDS encoding STAS domain-containing protein — translation MIDAEKRGDIIILRVSGRLEINQALELEEVINTHINNGSKLFIFDLGDVHYLSSSGIRVFIATLRQLKDINGRLILSNLSQNVVKTLKIVELDGLFEIINSVDDAAKVMTN, via the coding sequence ATGATTGATGCCGAAAAAAGAGGTGACATCATTATCTTGCGCGTTTCCGGCCGTCTTGAAATAAATCAAGCTCTTGAATTGGAAGAAGTAATAAATACACATATAAACAATGGCAGTAAGTTATTTATATTCGACCTCGGCGATGTGCATTATCTCAGCAGCAGCGGTATCCGTGTTTTTATCGCCACCTTACGCCAGTTGAAGGATATTAACGGACGTCTGATACTCAGCAATCTCAGCCAGAATGTCGTAAAAACCCTGAAAATCGTCGAATTGGACGGTCTTTTCGAGATTATCAATAGTGTGGATGACGCCGCGAAAGTTATGACGAACTGA